A single Ziziphus jujuba cultivar Dongzao chromosome 11, ASM3175591v1 DNA region contains:
- the LOC107432130 gene encoding uncharacterized protein LOC107432130 produces the protein MKPIDSKKDTVTIRAVSHDEEGRKRMEKTELETHNIDTIKYVEKKLIDKGVQRLERHPADGIGIGRPPPKSGHGGKYTWEGPGELAESELSPVPPAIDKGDPNYVDEEAEERVVSGEDDAVAGYVVGEVEVPKAAESRDGVARVEVDPHLKVN, from the coding sequence atgaaGCCCATCGACAGCAAGAAAGACACGGTGACCATCAGAGCAGTGAGCCACGACGAAGAAGGTCGGAAGAGAATGGAGAAGACGGAGCTCGAAACCCACAACATCGACACCATCAAGTACGTCGAGAAGAAGCTCATCGACAAGGGCGTGCAGCGATTGGAACGCCACCCTGCCGATGGAATCGGGATCGGCCGTCCACCGCCCAAATCCGGCCACGGTGGAAAGTACACGTGGGAGGGTCCCGGCGAACTGGCGGAGAGCGAGCTGTCACCGGTTCCTCCGGCGATCGATAAGGGAGACCCGAATTATGTGGATGAAGAAGCAGAGGAAAGGGTGGTGAGCGGTGAAGATGATGCGGTGGCAGGGTATGTGGTTGGGGAGGTTGAGGTGCCAAAGGCTGCTGAGAGCAGAGATGGGGTTGCTAGGGTTGAGGTTGATCCTCACCTCAAGGTTAATTAG
- the LOC107432151 gene encoding glucomannan 4-beta-mannosyltransferase 9 isoform X1: MERLTKTAILPDTFQGARDDISMQIGLIWGQIKAPLIVPLLQVAVLLCLVMSLMLFIERVYMGMVIVLLKLFGRKPEKRYKWEAMKDDVELGNSAYPMVLVQIPMYNEREVYQLSIGAACGLSWPSDRIIIQVLDDSTDPTIKDLVELECQRWASKGINIKYEIRDNRNGYKAGALKEGMKRSYVKHCDYVAIFDADFQPEPDFLWRTIPFLVHNPELALVQARWKFVNSDECLMTRMQEMSLDYHFTVEQEVGSSTYAFFGFNGTAGVWRIAALNEAGGWKDRTTVEDMDLAVRASLKGWKFVYLGSLQVKNELPSTFKAYRYQQHRWSCGPANLFRKMVMEIVRNKKVTLWKKLHVIYSFFFVRKVIAHINTFIFYCIVLPATVVVPEVVVPKWGAVYIPSIITLLNAVGTPRSLHLMVFWILFENVMSLHRTKATIIGLLEASRVNEWIVTEKLGEALKGKAASKTPKKPRFRIGERLHLLEIGVGAYLFFCGCYDIFFGKNHFFIFLYMQAIAFFIMGFGYVGTFVPNS; the protein is encoded by the exons atggAGCGTCTGACCAAAACGGCTATACTTCCGGATACATTTCAAGGTGCAAGAGATGACATTTCAATGCAAATTGGATTGATTTGGGGTCAGATCAAAGCGCCATTGATCGTTCCTCTGCTACAAGTTGCAGTTCTTCTATGCTTGGTCATGTCGTTGATGCTATTCATAGAGCGGGTTTATATGGGCATGGTCATTGTTCTACTAAAGCTTTTTGGCCGAAAACCAGAGAAAAGGTACAAATGGGAGGCGATGAAAGACGACGTTGAGTTGGGAAACTCAGCTTATCCCATGGTTCTGGTGCAAATCCCAATGTACAATGAAAGAGAG GTTTATCAGCTTTCAATTGGAGCCGCATGTGGGCTTTCGTGGCCTTCCGATAGAATTATTATACAAGTCCTTGACGATTCAACTGACCCAACGATCAAG GACCTGGTGGAGTTAGAATGCCAAAGATGGGCCAGCAAAGGTATAAACATCAAGTATGAAATAAGAGACAACAGAAATGGTTACAAAGCAGGGGCTCTCAAAGAGGGCATGAAACGCAGCTACGTGAAGCACTGCGACTATGTAGCAATTTTCGACGCTGATTTTCAACCCGAACCAGATTTTCTCTGGCGAACCATTCCTTTCCTCGTCCACAACCCTGAACTTGCTCTTGTTCAAGCCCGATGGAAATTCg tGAACTCCGATGAGTGCTTGATGACAAGAATGCAAGAAATGTCACTGGACTATCATTTCACTGTGGAACAAGAAGTGGGCTCCTCCACCTATGCTTTTTTTGGATTCAATG GGACAGCTGGTGTATGGAGAATTGCTGCACTTAATGAGGCAGGTGGATGGAAGGACAGAACCACTGTGGAGGATATGGATTTGGCCGTTCGAGCTAGTCTTAAAGGGTGGAAATTTGTCTACCTTGGTTCTCTTCAG GTGAAGAATGAATTGCCTAGCACTTTCAAGGCCTATAGGTACCAACAGCACAGGTGGTCCTGTGGTCCTGCTAATCTTTTTAGAAAGATGGTTATGGAGATTGTAAGAAACAAG AAAGTAACATTGTGGAAGAAGCTCCATGTGATTTACAGCTTCTTCTTTGTAAGAAAAGTCATAGCACATATCAACACGTTTATCTTTTACTGCATTGTTTTACCAGCAACTGTTGTGGTTCCTGAAGTTGTGGTTCCAAAGTGGGGAGCTGTATATATTCCTTCTATCATTACCCTTCTCAATGCTGTTGGAACTCCAAG ATCACTCCACTTAATGGTTTTCTGGATTCTCTTCGAGAATGTCATGTCATTACACCGTACAAAGGCTACGATCATTGGTCTGTTAGAGGCCAGTCGAGTGAATGAATGGATTGTCACTGAGAAATTAGGAGAAGCTCTCAAGGGCAAAGCAGCCAGTAAAACACCCAAGAAACCTCGATTCAGGATAGGAGAAAG GCTTCATTTACTAGAGATTGGAGTTGGGGCTTACCTCTTCTTCTGTGGTTGTTACGATATTTTCTTCGGGAAAAACCACTTTTTCATATTCCTTTACATGCAAGCAATAGCCTTTTTCATAATGGGGTTCGGATATGTTGGCACATTTGTTCCCAATTCTTAG
- the LOC107432151 gene encoding glucomannan 4-beta-mannosyltransferase 9 isoform X2 has product MQIGLIWGQIKAPLIVPLLQVAVLLCLVMSLMLFIERVYMGMVIVLLKLFGRKPEKRYKWEAMKDDVELGNSAYPMVLVQIPMYNEREVYQLSIGAACGLSWPSDRIIIQVLDDSTDPTIKDLVELECQRWASKGINIKYEIRDNRNGYKAGALKEGMKRSYVKHCDYVAIFDADFQPEPDFLWRTIPFLVHNPELALVQARWKFVNSDECLMTRMQEMSLDYHFTVEQEVGSSTYAFFGFNGTAGVWRIAALNEAGGWKDRTTVEDMDLAVRASLKGWKFVYLGSLQVKNELPSTFKAYRYQQHRWSCGPANLFRKMVMEIVRNKKVTLWKKLHVIYSFFFVRKVIAHINTFIFYCIVLPATVVVPEVVVPKWGAVYIPSIITLLNAVGTPRSLHLMVFWILFENVMSLHRTKATIIGLLEASRVNEWIVTEKLGEALKGKAASKTPKKPRFRIGERLHLLEIGVGAYLFFCGCYDIFFGKNHFFIFLYMQAIAFFIMGFGYVGTFVPNS; this is encoded by the exons ATGCAAATTGGATTGATTTGGGGTCAGATCAAAGCGCCATTGATCGTTCCTCTGCTACAAGTTGCAGTTCTTCTATGCTTGGTCATGTCGTTGATGCTATTCATAGAGCGGGTTTATATGGGCATGGTCATTGTTCTACTAAAGCTTTTTGGCCGAAAACCAGAGAAAAGGTACAAATGGGAGGCGATGAAAGACGACGTTGAGTTGGGAAACTCAGCTTATCCCATGGTTCTGGTGCAAATCCCAATGTACAATGAAAGAGAG GTTTATCAGCTTTCAATTGGAGCCGCATGTGGGCTTTCGTGGCCTTCCGATAGAATTATTATACAAGTCCTTGACGATTCAACTGACCCAACGATCAAG GACCTGGTGGAGTTAGAATGCCAAAGATGGGCCAGCAAAGGTATAAACATCAAGTATGAAATAAGAGACAACAGAAATGGTTACAAAGCAGGGGCTCTCAAAGAGGGCATGAAACGCAGCTACGTGAAGCACTGCGACTATGTAGCAATTTTCGACGCTGATTTTCAACCCGAACCAGATTTTCTCTGGCGAACCATTCCTTTCCTCGTCCACAACCCTGAACTTGCTCTTGTTCAAGCCCGATGGAAATTCg tGAACTCCGATGAGTGCTTGATGACAAGAATGCAAGAAATGTCACTGGACTATCATTTCACTGTGGAACAAGAAGTGGGCTCCTCCACCTATGCTTTTTTTGGATTCAATG GGACAGCTGGTGTATGGAGAATTGCTGCACTTAATGAGGCAGGTGGATGGAAGGACAGAACCACTGTGGAGGATATGGATTTGGCCGTTCGAGCTAGTCTTAAAGGGTGGAAATTTGTCTACCTTGGTTCTCTTCAG GTGAAGAATGAATTGCCTAGCACTTTCAAGGCCTATAGGTACCAACAGCACAGGTGGTCCTGTGGTCCTGCTAATCTTTTTAGAAAGATGGTTATGGAGATTGTAAGAAACAAG AAAGTAACATTGTGGAAGAAGCTCCATGTGATTTACAGCTTCTTCTTTGTAAGAAAAGTCATAGCACATATCAACACGTTTATCTTTTACTGCATTGTTTTACCAGCAACTGTTGTGGTTCCTGAAGTTGTGGTTCCAAAGTGGGGAGCTGTATATATTCCTTCTATCATTACCCTTCTCAATGCTGTTGGAACTCCAAG ATCACTCCACTTAATGGTTTTCTGGATTCTCTTCGAGAATGTCATGTCATTACACCGTACAAAGGCTACGATCATTGGTCTGTTAGAGGCCAGTCGAGTGAATGAATGGATTGTCACTGAGAAATTAGGAGAAGCTCTCAAGGGCAAAGCAGCCAGTAAAACACCCAAGAAACCTCGATTCAGGATAGGAGAAAG GCTTCATTTACTAGAGATTGGAGTTGGGGCTTACCTCTTCTTCTGTGGTTGTTACGATATTTTCTTCGGGAAAAACCACTTTTTCATATTCCTTTACATGCAAGCAATAGCCTTTTTCATAATGGGGTTCGGATATGTTGGCACATTTGTTCCCAATTCTTAG